The region gtttGTGCTAGATGAttgggcgatttggctactgcggtagctcctggaactaagtcaattctgaactctaCTTGGTGTTTCGGTGGTAttcctggtagttcttctagaAAGATGTCAGGAAGGTCGCATACCACCGGAATATATCTACAATGTGAgaaaggaatgcatgatattccttacgcaagttcttctgagcttgaatacttgagatgatatgaAGACTCATGCCAGGTTTGTCACCGTAGATAATAAGCGTTTCATTAGACGGAGGATTAAGGCGGAcaactttttcaaaacacatgatgtcggcacacagatgactcaaccaatccatgctgataatGACGTTAAAACTTTCAATTAAgtccggcatgaggtcgattagaAATGAATGGCTATTttgagttagagtacatcctatgtatatactgctagtgttcttagttttcccgttagccatttccccagtgaatggttctttaagtgtgtgtggttgtttaagtaagtgagcaaatttatgattcacgaaactcctcttcgCTCCACTATaaaatagtatgcatgcttgaGAGTTATCAAGGAGAAACATACCAGTGACCATTGTGGTGTCAACTactgcttcctcatggcctatagccaaaactcttccaaTGCCGCCTGTgttccctgccttcgggcagttcctcttgtagtggcccacctcgccacatccggAGCAAGCTTGGCGCAGACCAGCACCGGGGACTTCGTTGATTGGCCTTTCCGGAGCTTTGCAGAaatggacagtgtgtcccttcctgttgcagttagagcactacaTTTCTTGGTAGGGTCCAGTGTGGTGGAAGTTACGCTTCTCGCACTTAGGCAAGCTCCCAGCATACTGCCTTGCTGGCGCAGTAGCAATAGGTGTTATCGCAACATGAACAACaacgacctgctgctttttggtagAGTTCCGCGCTGCTTTTTCCTTCTTGTTAACCCAGTGTTTCCTCTTGTTGTCAGCGGTCTTTGGAGGTACTGGGATGGCTAGGGTTATTGTTGTTGACGGGGTGCGGACTCCGTGATCCATGAGCCGCTGTGCCAActgcttggcactgtcaaaggtagcGGGGTTTAAAGCTAGGACATTCCCCTAGAATGGAGGCATcaacccccatatgtacctctcaatcttctttccctcagtAGAGACCATTCCGGGACATAATGCCACCAGATCGCTGAATCTGGCAGTGTAGCCCACTACGTCGGAGcctttcatggttaggctccaaagtTCTTCTTCAAGTTTCAGAACTTCGCCCCTCGGTCAATATTCCTTgatcatgagctccttcagaTCTTCCCAACCCATAATGTTAGCCACTATAACAGTTAGttacttgacatggctattccaccatgtaaggGCTCTTTCTGAGAAGATGCAAGGAGCAAAATAtactttgcttccttctgggcaggagcagatctcaaagatcgactccgtcttctcgaaccattgcgagaagGAAATGATTCCGCCAGTTCCGTTAAAGGATATGGGATTGCAGTTGCTGAAATATTTATACGAGCACTCCTTAGAGCACGCTGGAGCTTCGACAATAGTGGGAGGCACATTAGTCTCACTCCCGCTAGTACCGGTGTTGGTGAATTGTGATAGAGCTGCCGTAACAGCCACATTTACCGCAACTTGGATAGCTGTTAGATTGTATTGTGGAGGAGGCGATGGTGGTTGAGTTGAAGTTATCGTAGGATCACGTCTTGATGATCGACGCGAAGGCATGTTTTAActaaaagtttacaaagatgaagataaTAGTAAGAATAAATTTGTAAGTATAATGAGAGTGATCCGTGGACTAAATCGCTATAGCCCAACAATTGAATGAGTGTACGATTGAAATAAAGATATAAATGTAAGAGTAGGAAAAGATAGACGCAAATATTTTCAAACATATTAGATAACTGTCAATAAtattggtattaatgatgtaataagttcgggaaaatgacctaccAGTAGGTCTTACACCAAACCATACAGGGAAAATGTTGACAGCTTAGAAGTCTAGTAAAAGTATTCGAAAGACAAGAATATTTTACAGAAAAGTGCTTCATAGAGCACAGATAAGAAAGGCTATCCCTTAAACCAAAACAAAAGAAGAGTCAAACATCTTCTACCGACACTGGGTACTCCTCGAGAGAACCCTCGGATCTGCCAGTTAACGTACTACGACTtgaagatgtcgttcatgagcTCTCTGAtgcactcgaagttctatgactttagCTCGGGATAAAACTAGCCGTTGATGCAGAGCCTCATTGTCTCTCCTAGTCCATCCCATAGCCTCTTCGAGATGGCGAATGTGGACCGTGTTAACGTTgatttggcatcaatttccatgattcGGTCGATGGCTGCCCGACCTAGCTCATCATTCCGAGCAATCCTGCGGACCATAATGGGTAGGACTCGgtcagctgagcctccctcgcttagattgtaaaagcttctgtctccattgaagggtaaaggttgaccctgttcattaCTCCATCTGTTCAAGTTTgtcgcccacaagggtgtgggaccttgaaatacCGGTCCGTGGTTGAGATTTGGGATTTGAGCCTCTTGAgctaggttgttgacttctggtttGGAGTCAGAACCTTCGGAGAAGTTCTGTGCAAAGTCATCGTCCAAAGGGATTGCAGGCTCTTCTTCTGGTTCGGCGTCGATCCAActagcattgccttggtttggaaagtacgggtcgcctagaggatggaatccagccatgatatctacgcgagaaaaaggggtataagaatcttatataaatagacgtactacttaagataattataagatgatcctaaccagttacttcaatacttgcatagttcataccagttatatgaaatcaaaacaagatagaccttcgaataagtgaccctaactccaaatccacaaccaaacaaggaaaaggaaataaagcaaaggTCACAGACTCTAAGTCTATGACTgcttagtcacatataaccttagtgtatccacttagcaactattgacgtATTAGTATAGACCTTTTTaattctcaaataagtaattatagtaacacaaactactcctatagtattttaggttcatgttctgttctaatgttttcattgtagtagtgttggtaagtttttagacttgttgcaaccttacagccattcttgggcatattctaatcacttctcggaccaacataggtgatcaggctatgtcattcccagaactgaccatacatccccaagcctacttgtgatgttcaacaatcgtaatactttggttctgtcctagtgacactgattttagcatgaatgcaggtatatatacatagttaaatattttattatttaaaagtataaactcttggtcagagtattttaatcctgatgtgtttatagtttctatatcttttatgggttgatacactcgatTCACTATACACAATGCTTGATTGACTAGTGGAAAAACGACGCTGAAATACGTCAAAAAGTTATGGCAttcatcacccgtagacctgcaggtcccattatagctagcagcaaggtgtaggatggtcagtccaatatagatctatacacaaattcacgctctccctccaggagacgctGGTTAAATGAGACACAATAGTGACGACATGCCCCGAAGTAGTAGCTCACATttttgttatagtattcttgtatatatATAGTATGCTCTgtctgtatagtgtatagtatgttctctttgtatagtgtataatatgttttgtttgtttctcgtcatagtatgttctttatgTTTCTCATAAGAGTAAGTTTGTATTGacccatgaatgaactgactcatgtacgTCTCATTGTATTAGAAATAGTGAAGAgtatacctctaaactatacctattatagcttactagtaatgttgtttgaatgactgagtatgtttATACACCtctgctacccaaaggtgttggaaCTGAGGTAAAAGactttatatctatacacatatacataatatataactaaggatcaaatggcactcggacaaacaacagggtactctaagtccacaaccaaacaaggaatatgaaataaagtgagttatcagtcctaagtccttccaaccttacttatataactatatctgcatagaaatggttttaacaatatataagtttaaaagagtttaaaggAAAGGTTTAGCATATaaaaaaagagtttgataaagagtttaacatgtaaaagagtttgatactATGCTTTGAAATATAtttgtttgataaacattttgaagcatatgaaatccatatgtttgatagttattaatcacatgtgattgattcaataactataatgttcaacttgtattcccccctgtaaaagcatttaaaatcattcaaaAGATAGATTAAgggctatgaactcacctgtagtgagtgttTTGGATGAAAGAGTGGTAtatgatgctaagtgtcaagtgaagacttgagcacacacacggatcTTGTTtagcatataatcacacatatatgtatataattagtgtttatacaactaatcaaGTAAGGCaaacaccttagggactagggtACACTTGAATGGAATGGTAAAAATCACAAATGATTGTGTacaaggtgagtttacggccacacttgCTGTTTATGGCCAAGTGTTCACGGccctagggtttacggccattgAGTTCACggacacatgagtttacagccgtaaaatcatgaTGAATTGTGTCTAATGGGTATTTTAAGGTCTTACAAACCACAAGGAAGTGTTCTAGcctcaagtccaagccttaggaagagtttaaggCTCATATGCACCTCTAACTAGGGTTTACGGACAAGGGAgatgctcttggccgtaaacacctcttgttCATGGGAAATGGATGATTGCAAGGTGTTTAACATGTTATTAAACTAGATATCGAGTATAGGGAAGTAatacttacgatatagaagctAAAAAGGTTTATTTTGGAcgaaaacactagtgtgtgttcttggtgttcttggtgtttcttgaagatctaaccaagAGATGAATTTATGGATGGAATCAATGGACAATGCTAGTTAAGAAGATGCAGTAACAAATTAAGGGATAcaacacttacatttttgaaggaaaaatgaagatccttgatgatagttgagagcgAAACCCGATTTCTTGGCTTGGAAATTGTAAAAGTGTTGGAAAATAGCCAAGTTTCATACTTATAGCCAAGAGTTTAtggccaccatgagtttacggtcgtaaactcatgtgccctggctgtaaactccttataAAAGGGTTTATGGCTTGATTGATGGTTTTGAACTTTAGTTGACACATCCTAGCACTTAATCCTttgatgtactaggcttagaatgcGCAAACAGACTATAAATAGTgttaaaagttagcagaaacaagtctgactttgattgaattgaatagtTGTacagatagaaatttcgggttgtcacatattccAATAGAGAGTGCGACGTAAAGTTGTCCATGCGAGAAAACTGATTCCGGTAGGAAAAAACCCACATTTGGAATTGTTTGGACTTGAGCTTTATTGATTGTCACAACTAAGCTAAGTCGAACTGGAAATTGCTTTCCTTTTAGTTTGAATGGAAACATGTCATCAGAAAATGGACAAAGAGGTATTCTTGGCAAAAATACTCTTTTTCCAGCTTGATGACCAACTACTATTTCTACATCGATGACGTTCATTTGAAAACCTTTGCATATCAATCTCGTTCCATTACATAACCCATTCGAAGGATCAATATTCCATAATAGTATTATAGGGTATCCAATTTTAAGTCAAAGGAAGTAAGGGGTAAACCACTAACATTTAGAGAGTTTAAGAATTTCGTCGGATAGAAGTTATTCTTCTCTTCTTCTGCTTTATCAAAACTGTAGTACACCTTTTCATCTCCATGGAAACTATCGATCAGTTGTTTATTAATTTGgtcaacattttcatttttagttgATAATATGGCCCGGGAAATAATATAGTCTGAAGAACCACCATTGATTTGCAAAGAAGGAAAAATTACATTAATCAAATCATATTTCGATTTAGCTTGATCAGTTGAAGCAATACACATGTCATCAGGTATTCGAATAAAACTTCCATCAATAGCTTCTTCATCACCATCACCAACTCGTATTAAGAACTTTGAAAACCATGGATTTGCCAATGTCCTCATGTTTATAATTAACCATATCTTTTTAATCAAAGACCAAAGAGGCAACATCCGTAGGTTGGAGTCTAGAATTTGTGCTCGAGTGCCATGTCGAATGACTAGCAACACCTGTCTAAAATCACCTCACAAGACCATTATCTTTCCACTAAATAAGAGGCTCACGTATTTAATGTCTTGCGTCGTTCGATCCACCGTCTCCACTGCATGCCTATGCGCCATCGATGATTAATCCTATATGATTATGTTGGCCAAACGAAGTAGTTGTGCAGCCCCACTCTGTTGGTTAATATTGCACATCGAGTTATTATCAAGATTTATCGGAATCTTAAAATGCGAGTGAGTTGATCTCCATCCGGGCATATTATTACCAGCAACACCCGATGTAGCAGTCGAAAGTGCAATAAGACCATGGGAATGAACCTCGGAAAGTAATGCTTTGTCACCAGGAGCATCTATAAAGAACACACCTGACATATTGTGATCTATGTAGCTCATGATCTCATCATATGCAGTTCTTTGATCGAGATTGAGAGAATCTTTAGCACAAATGTCTTCGTCCTCCACAAAAATAAAGTACTCTTGTTGAACCTCACGATATCCTCCAAATTCCAAGTTGATGTTTGTATTTACCCTAGGAAGATCAAAGTCACCAAGATCCTTACCCATAGATTGTAAAAATATAGTAATATATGTAAGAACCATAGTTTGAACTCACTCAACACTTTCACATTGTTGCCTGTAATCTTCAGAAACTGAATTATAGTGGCTATCTCATAACTTACGAACGTCTCTGGGGTCACAATAAAACAATATAGTAGAAAATAACCTTCTTAGAGCCCCAGGAAATTGAAATAATGGGGCCTTTGTAAGACATTCCGATAGATTATCATCATTCTCTATTAATCCTCTCTCAACAGCAAATTTATGAAATATCAAGTGTAATATGTTGTTCACCTTGTAAAGATCTTCAAAGCACATTGTCCCTTAAACATGTGACAATAGTATTCGCAGGTAGTAACGCTCTCCTTCAGTGGGGTTAGCAGAAACCAATATGCTTCTCATTGCTTCTTTCTTTTGTTGATTCCAACAACATTTGGTTGCATTCCATGTAAAGTGTTTTGGGAATTCTTTATACAAATATTGCCTCGCTATCTCATGTTCTTTATTGGTGTAAAAAAAGCAGTCAACATTGAACTCCTATCTTTCTCCCTATCAATAATATTAGCCATGATATTGTTATCTTATAATCTAACTAACTGTTGGTTTGGGAGATGAAGATGCAAAGCCTTAAAAAAGGGTGGATTTGAGGAAGTACAAAGCTGAAAATCCTCCATATTGTCTCAGGAGGCGAGACATAACGTGCATCTTGATATCTGGTGATCTCATTAACAATAGGTTCTGCTCCATCTGGATCAATATGAACACAATGTTTGTCATGTCCCTTGTAAAcatacttcaaaagcatatttcACAAATTTTATACTCGAGCAAAATTCGAAATTCATTTGGCAATTGAACATCATTAGCAACTTTGGATTATATGGGACCACCCACCTGTTTTCCAGTGTATTTCCTTATACGGCTACCTCTATCCCATTGTTTCTCCTACGATCTAACGGATATGAGTCATTTCCTTGTGCCGTCGCTTCATTAAATTGTCTAGGATATCTCTAACAACATTGTGATGGCTTACCTTGCATACAAGGACTCGTGTCTCGTAAATGACCGCAAGGATCATGCATCATGTGTTTGACAACAAATTCATGCATTTTGAGATACTTTTTTGGGTCGGGAAGTTCTGCATGCACCATCTTATCATAATGGTTTGGATTTGTCACCTTTTGTTCTGGTCTCATTATCAGGAGGAAATGCACAGGTGGCAAACCACATTTTTGAAACTCTACCACATAAACATATGCTCGTACCATGCCAAGGATATGCTTCTTGAGAAGTTGATCTTTAAGATCTTCTAGTTTTGCATGAAACACTCTTGATACAAGGTCTGGCGGGTCTTGAGCACGTTGGATAAGTTTCAAATCATTAACAATTTCCGTCCAACTTGGATTGCATGTTAGGGTAAGGAAAATATCAGGCTTTCCGTCATCTTGAACTAACGTCATTGCATCCAGGAACCACCATCACATGTCACGTGGACCTCCAATAAAAGATGCATGCAAGACAACCCTTTTTCCGACTCTACTTGGTTCAACCTTGCCAGCATTGACACAATCCACAATTCCTTGGTAAAGGTCCGATCTTATCTTTTTTTGGTTTAGTCTACAAAAGAGCAATCGTGATGTCTCAATCTTTATGTAGATATAtaccacaaactgttttagcAATCTTCCCCCTAATAATATCAAATTATTAGATGAACGAATCTGGAATTTGTAACAGTAATACTCACGCATTGTTACAATATTCCTACCCTTTCTTAAGTTAGTCCTTACATGATGGGAATGttcaaaacaaataaattatACATAAACTTTCATCTAAATTATTCATTTTAAGATAGTAGAAACATACATACCTTCTACATCATCCTTAATATTTTCTTTATCAACAATAACTTCATTAATAGACACCTTATCTCTTACTATTTTAGCATGCGAACTAGGCTCACCAATAGGAAATAACAATGAATAAGACAAGGGATCATAACAAATTTCGTAGGGTTGAATTTATGTACTGTAGtcagaatgcctatacacaacaaTGCTTCTTTTATAAGTGGTTATATTGTCATTACCTTCTACCCAAATACCAACAACCtacataattttttattttagtaTGTTTTATATATAACATGTAAATTGATATAATGACTTCAACCTAAGTAAAAGTAAATAATAATATCCAAACCTCAGATGTGGTAGGTCGATTGTATACCCTTTGGTCAAGATCCACCGATGCTTTCAAAGTGACTCAATAGTTATCGAGAGGTCCTAGCTCACAAATTCTTTGAAATGTTGTAGCATATGGACTTGTAGCAAGAGAATTCGTCAACGCTTGAATGATGCTTTTGTCAAGATTTTGCTATTGAAGTCTATGTGTAAAGTCTGTTTCAAAATCATAGAAATATAATTGTAAGTACCTAGGTTTTCCATCCCGTGGAACTAACTGACCGATTTTGTGATAAATTCCTCCATTGGCTCGAAATGTATATACCCCAGACTTCATATTGGCCAAatctattggattagatgtctaagcccataactacatttggtatgtacttgacccgaatgtggcatggtctttttgggttgccttcaccaaagtaacttgactggatgaataatggagaaatagaataattgtgatttattaatatattatgagaataatatattaaaagataaatcatattgtttaattaatattggtaaagaattaatttagaattaattttgtggtcaaaagagataaATTAAATTAAGGGGCTGATAGTGTAATTATTGGATAACTGCAAAATGAGCTGAGGATCCCTAAGTTAAGGGATGGATGGTTTTATATGGAAGCCCATATAGAAATCTTTCAAGGATAGGTATTCTGGAAGATTCCTATGGGCTacttagagcctaagcaaccaGATTAGGTCTTTGACTCAAACCCTAATTATTCACCTATATAAATATCCCTTGGCTTCATATTTTCGactaccagaaaccctaaggattcccaGAGCCAAATTTTagttttccactctctctctaagaTTCTCTAATTGCTTTTGTGTTTGGGATCAATTAGAGTCATCACATTTTTGGTGCTAAGTTCTCAAAAGCTCAAGGTTATCAAGCTACAATTGAAAGGTAATATCCTAACTCTTCATTAGTTATGATTTTCGATTTGTGTATGCTATATATAGGGTTCaaaagctttggatgattattgcatgtagaattagaaaaactagatccaaagctttagggtttgcatgtacaccacagGATTTTTGTTATACtaaaaacctatcagtggtattagagcctaggctgttTATCTATTTATTTGATGATATGCTTAATTATTCAAAGCTGGAAATCTCAAAAAATTGGATCTGaaacatggactcgacgagtccatatatgAACTCTTTGAGTTCACTGGCACCTCGACGAGTCCAAAGCTGGCTCGACAAGTTCACGGGTCTATCGGCTGATTTTTTGGGATTTTGACTGCAATtggttaaggataattaccataaacgttTTTAACTATGAAAATTCCATTTTCACTATATGGTAATTATTATCCTCATTCAATTAATAGATAATTGCcaaatttaagataattacttgttttatatgataaagattagttctttgtattttgatttgaattatgtcacacccccacaccggaaggtggaaacgttcgggggcggatgatttcatgtggtaacgtaacaaatgaatacatagtaaagaaagcaatacaaccatcatatatataattgaaagtttacattgttaaaaggtacatgttcaaaaccaactacaatatgatgccaaaatatgaatttaaactggcgccgcagcgtcccttcttcaaaagctgtttgttacctgtaattactgaatccctgggacataaaAAACCcagtaaatcaatgtgtttttaatactccatgtgagttttataaccatgctattgactagaaatgcctatccacaacgttcttcaggcgttggaatgttctgacgtttgtcaccccaaatggtggactgtagctaccagtcagggcgcggggttgtcaagcccgtatagacctatacacaaacaccatgctcccctccacaagggattctggtatataatataggacttgaaatgtgtactcgaacgtacgtgaagttaatgtctcacaaaacttagtataaaaacagatttacgtgtgaaaatgtttgtataaatgatcatcccctaagactgggatagctatgaaaaatgacgtgaaatctttagatatgcatttgacaatattttaccctttgctcaacaggatacaaatggagtagagtttcgtaaactatatatgtatattttttatgtagaagacaagtttgtaaacaaaacatatatatgtatattttcaatattgaagacaagtttgtaaacaaaacatatatgtgtatatggttatatatatgtataaattttaaatgATGATTTGGtgtgtttcgtaattgttgttcatattcttacgtttttattagaaactttgcatgaaataatccttaagtttgatactaaagacctttttgtacttatcacttttgtaaaaatggtaattaaacatatttaaatgattgtgttttaacttccttaatgtataaacgttgctcaaaaatgttagaaggtgttaataaatctataaacaacttttgacagttttaccctttaccgtccctgtttttagaaaactcatagaaaaatcattgtaagtcaaaaactgaatccgtaacctctgagagtttataaaattagtctactttgttcctaatttttagtattattttcagtggtctcaaactagtgtaaaaatgaacatcttcacaaactggtccgaaatcacttctgaaatgacaggcagttttataaaaatcgccataaattgtagaaaaattgtatgaacgcgtgcgagtagtccttagaaaggtataaacttgaactatttgcatattgtacagttttgaaagatattaagtttaagatggtcaaaacagtccgtgaacaggactcaacttttctgtagaaagctgtcatttaaattcaagttatgtttagtgttctaacttgtattcccccccttaaaactggaagaaaacatgaaaatgtaggggtatgaactcaacttatgtgaatacttgaagaatggaaggttgaagatgaacttttggttgttggtttgatgctctaaaacagccactcttttggctatgttgctttcatgaaaatttcacagcaaaagagcaagaaaaaaggtagtttactcactgttttgaatcaataattttgagtatcataacaagtaacttccaggggtctTTGGTGGTAAAagtatcaagcaaaaggaaggtgtatatgggtgaaatggtggctgagacacaaaagggacagcagccctttagttcatggttttgatgaatTTGGATGGAAGTTCTtttgcttgaaaatgagatgaaggttgagagtaattccttggagtattggctggtcaattgagggtaaaatgaagaggaaatttcgtggataggaaggaggaaagagtggaagaggataaggggacaaaacctagaccagcttgtgatgggatgtgagtttaagtgatgtgatcttgtctagccacttgcttgggtggttgcttagagatagggttagttaactaactaactactagttatttagttagttaggagttctagttaaggagagggaaggtcttaatctcgaaaattagaagagggattaagaagcattcttagtaaaatgtcttaagtgattaagcacttattaattaagttggcacttatctccaccaattctcttatcttaattgatttagacatcataaaacttacatgaaatcactttaagtcatgACCAATAACTattcattcactagataataatacatatatacaaatacatacatgtatacttagtataaaataacaatgtagtttttgtgtatttgaactttaatgtttatgttttattctttttattcaataacacttaaatacattctaattataccttataataattcattttatattttaatttatttaaatataaaatttattgaccaatgtataatttcgtgacatttaaccggttaacatatcgttaaacacgttttgtcactttggttcatatatttgtcaaatttagatcctccacatctattaagcaaacgttttacatagaacctaacttacttatcaactatagaaatgttgatacaaaaagtaagtttgttgcgtttaaatgatgttatatgctaatttcacaaaccggtgatggttcgtagccatacatcataacgaaa is a window of Lactuca sativa cultivar Salinas chromosome 1, Lsat_Salinas_v11, whole genome shotgun sequence DNA encoding:
- the LOC111881478 gene encoding uncharacterized protein LOC111881478; translated protein: MRTLANPWFSKFLIRVGDGDEEAIDGSFIRIPDDMCIASTDQAKSKYDLINVIFPSLQINGGSSDYIISRAILSTKNENVDQINKQLIDSFHGDEKVYYSFDKAEEEKNNFYPTKFLNSLNVSGFQMNVIDVEIVVGHQAGKRVFLPRIPLCPFSDDMFPFKLKGKQFPVRLSLVVTINKAQVQTIPNVGFFLPESVFSHGQLYVALSIGICDNPKFLSVQLFNSIKVRLVSANF